The following coding sequences are from one Streptomyces dengpaensis window:
- a CDS encoding MSMEG_3727 family PQQ-associated protein yields the protein MTTAQERTELLNKIGLAAQNKAALGQVLGTGSIGEAHEGMDGRLQATIRINPDELTWDPSILVMPHEGDIELELVNDDLNTHCALLPSNGDRKFIWLVNHSRGRATLNLDGPGYYWFGSPTGNDEGRGLTGAIVVLGDAPPEARLDRPEQPRP from the coding sequence ATGACGACCGCGCAGGAGCGAACCGAACTGCTCAACAAGATCGGGTTGGCCGCGCAGAACAAAGCAGCGCTGGGTCAAGTGCTGGGAACCGGAAGCATTGGGGAGGCCCATGAGGGAATGGATGGCCGCTTGCAGGCCACCATTCGTATCAACCCTGATGAGCTGACCTGGGATCCCTCTATTCTGGTCATGCCTCATGAAGGCGATATCGAGCTCGAGCTCGTCAATGACGACCTGAACACGCACTGCGCGCTCCTGCCGAGCAATGGCGACCGGAAGTTCATCTGGTTGGTGAACCATTCGCGAGGCCGGGCGACCCTCAACCTCGACGGGCCGGGCTACTACTGGTTCGGCTCGCCCACGGGCAATGACGAGGGCCGAGGGCTGACCGGGGCCATCGTCGTCCTGGGGGACGCTCCGCCGGAGGCTCGCCTCGACCGTCCCGAACAGCCGCGGCCATAG
- a CDS encoding PQQ-dependent dehydrogenase, methanol/ethanol family: MTVDYVDAGEAVDQGTLTGKVAGGDVAPPVVAGVNYERILNAREEPQNWLTYYGAYNGQRYSPLDQVNTENVKRIGPAWVFQAGTTGLIAGASTYSFEAAPIVVDGVMFLSGWDGWVWALDAKTGVEIWRYKHAVPFDVSLCCGNVNRGVAVAQGKVFFVTANARVLALDATTGKRVWERTYGDVRAAESATVAPLVVKNMVIVGSSGGEFGVRGHLDAFDLDSGEHQWRCYTVPKPGEPGSETWPADSEAWARGGANCWVTSSFDPETNLLYVGTGNPAPDFDGGVREGDNLFTDSVIAVDVDSGQIRWHYQCTPHDVWDYDSVAECILFEQDGRKLLGHFDKNGYFFVLDRTNGARVQITPFVDRITWGAITRDGQVTAKVYPDKEGEPVHFYPGPAGAKEWTHAAYSPKTGLFYVPVQDTGATATRRRREFKESIPYWGAGVQVDIEDMAGSISAFDATGEEKWRWRNELPMCASVLATGGDLVFAGEPSGEFNALDARTGELLWQFQCGSGHHSSPTTYMVDGRQYIAVPVGWGGWTEGFLPGMLGAGHGSALIVFALPESS, from the coding sequence ATGACCGTCGACTACGTGGACGCGGGTGAGGCTGTCGATCAGGGAACCCTGACCGGCAAGGTCGCGGGCGGGGACGTCGCGCCGCCGGTAGTGGCCGGCGTCAACTACGAGCGCATACTCAATGCCCGCGAGGAACCCCAGAACTGGCTCACCTACTACGGCGCCTACAACGGGCAGCGGTACAGCCCGCTGGACCAGGTCAACACGGAGAACGTCAAGCGTATCGGCCCCGCATGGGTCTTCCAGGCCGGAACGACCGGCCTGATCGCGGGCGCGTCGACCTACTCGTTCGAGGCCGCCCCCATCGTCGTCGACGGGGTCATGTTCCTCTCCGGCTGGGACGGCTGGGTCTGGGCCCTTGACGCGAAGACGGGTGTGGAGATCTGGCGGTACAAGCATGCGGTCCCCTTCGACGTGTCCTTGTGCTGCGGGAACGTGAACCGTGGGGTCGCCGTGGCTCAGGGGAAGGTCTTCTTCGTCACGGCGAATGCTCGTGTGCTCGCGCTCGACGCCACCACCGGCAAGCGGGTCTGGGAGAGGACCTACGGAGACGTCCGGGCCGCGGAGAGCGCCACGGTCGCCCCCCTGGTCGTGAAGAACATGGTCATCGTCGGGAGTTCCGGCGGCGAGTTCGGCGTACGCGGCCACCTCGACGCGTTCGACCTCGACAGCGGCGAGCACCAGTGGCGCTGCTACACGGTGCCGAAGCCCGGGGAGCCCGGCTCGGAGACCTGGCCCGCCGACAGCGAGGCCTGGGCACGCGGTGGGGCGAACTGCTGGGTCACCAGCAGCTTCGACCCGGAGACGAACCTGCTGTACGTCGGCACCGGCAACCCGGCGCCCGACTTTGACGGAGGCGTCCGCGAGGGCGACAACCTCTTCACCGACAGCGTCATCGCCGTCGATGTGGACAGCGGTCAGATCCGCTGGCACTACCAGTGCACCCCGCACGACGTATGGGACTACGACAGCGTCGCGGAGTGCATCCTGTTCGAGCAGGACGGGCGCAAACTGCTCGGGCACTTCGACAAGAACGGCTACTTCTTCGTCCTTGATCGCACCAACGGCGCGAGGGTCCAGATCACTCCCTTCGTGGACCGCATCACGTGGGGGGCGATCACGAGGGACGGCCAGGTGACGGCCAAGGTGTACCCGGACAAGGAGGGAGAACCGGTCCACTTCTACCCGGGTCCGGCCGGCGCCAAGGAATGGACCCATGCGGCCTACAGCCCCAAGACCGGGCTCTTCTACGTCCCGGTCCAGGACACCGGTGCCACGGCCACCCGGCGGCGCCGGGAGTTCAAGGAGAGCATTCCGTACTGGGGCGCGGGCGTTCAGGTGGACATCGAGGACATGGCGGGGTCCATCAGCGCCTTCGACGCCACCGGCGAGGAGAAGTGGCGCTGGCGCAACGAACTCCCGATGTGCGCCTCGGTGCTGGCCACCGGTGGTGACCTGGTGTTCGCCGGTGAGCCCTCCGGGGAGTTCAACGCGCTCGACGCCCGCACAGGGGAGCTGCTGTGGCAGTTCCAGTGCGGAAGCGGCCACCACAGCAGCCCGACCACCTACATGGTCGACGGCAGGCAGTACATCGCCGTGCCGGTCGGTTGGGGCGGGTGGACCGAGGGATTCCTTCCCGGCATGCTCGGCGCGGGGCACGGAAGCGCCCTGATCGTCTTCGCCCTTCCGGAATCGTCGTAG
- the pqqA gene encoding pyrroloquinoline quinone precursor peptide PqqA: MESQLAVWETPEFEEITVAAEVTMYLDRLED, encoded by the coding sequence ATGGAGTCTCAGCTCGCTGTGTGGGAGACGCCCGAATTCGAGGAGATCACAGTCGCGGCCGAGGTGACCATGTACCTCGATCGGTTGGAGGACTAG
- the pqqB gene encoding pyrroloquinoline quinone biosynthesis protein PqqB, giving the protein MLLRVLGSAAGGGSPQWNCGCSVCAAVRSRAGLARTQSSVAVSADRRRWFLINASPDARTQIEAFPGLHPHEDRTTPLEAVLLTDAELDHTLGLLLLREARALRLYATPTVPKILGAGGSGILSTLERYCPVEWRAVIPGAGLALADGLSCRAFDVPTIKRARFGAGVDHGRVVGYRLTDERSGATLVYLPGVQSLTPALRVEVEGCACLLIDGTCWRDDELVRLGLADRTSREMGHLPIDGPDGSLAQLSSLCVGRTIFVHMNNTNPILLEDAPERRIVEESGMEVAMDGLEVQV; this is encoded by the coding sequence GTGTTGCTGCGAGTGCTGGGCTCGGCGGCGGGGGGCGGCTCCCCGCAGTGGAACTGCGGCTGCTCGGTGTGCGCCGCGGTCCGCTCCCGGGCCGGCCTCGCGCGCACCCAGTCGTCGGTCGCGGTCAGCGCCGACCGCCGCCGCTGGTTCCTCATCAACGCCTCGCCCGACGCCCGCACCCAGATCGAGGCCTTCCCCGGCCTGCACCCGCACGAGGACCGGACGACGCCGCTGGAGGCGGTGCTGCTCACCGACGCCGAGCTGGACCACACGCTGGGACTGCTTCTGTTGCGCGAGGCCCGCGCCCTGCGGCTGTACGCCACGCCGACGGTGCCCAAGATCCTGGGTGCCGGCGGCTCGGGGATTCTGAGCACGCTCGAGCGCTACTGCCCGGTCGAGTGGCGGGCAGTGATCCCCGGCGCCGGCCTTGCCCTGGCGGACGGGCTGTCCTGCCGGGCGTTCGACGTGCCCACCATCAAGCGCGCTCGGTTCGGAGCCGGGGTGGACCACGGCCGCGTCGTGGGCTACCGGCTGACCGACGAGCGCAGCGGGGCGACGCTGGTGTACTTGCCAGGGGTGCAATCGCTGACGCCGGCGCTGCGCGTGGAGGTCGAGGGTTGCGCATGCCTCCTGATCGACGGGACCTGCTGGCGCGACGACGAACTCGTACGGCTCGGCCTGGCCGACAGGACGTCCCGGGAGATGGGCCACCTGCCCATCGACGGCCCGGACGGCAGCCTGGCCCAGCTCTCGTCGCTGTGCGTGGGGCGGACGATCTTCGTGCACATGAACAACACCAACCCGATCCTCCTGGAGGACGCGCCCGAGCGGCGCATCGTGGAGGAGAGCGGCATGGAGGTGGCCATGGACGGCCTCGAGGTCCAGGTGTAG